A window of the Hordeum vulgare subsp. vulgare chromosome 5H, MorexV3_pseudomolecules_assembly, whole genome shotgun sequence genome harbors these coding sequences:
- the LOC123453186 gene encoding solute carrier family 40 member 2, chloroplastic isoform X1: MGMVTAAALLASSPQTPLVRGYLTGLPRLRLRPSSPCVSALRSNNFVQRCYIANVEVDVSNVNKEESAFDDHPSLPPGCSIPVVNILGDVLDSSPFPPHDSTQHHADFEELPVLSEGEQQTLAATPAHPAGLYALYASYLFGNLVEQLWNFAWPAALAILHPSLLPVAIVGFFGKLSVFLGAPIVGKLMDHFPRIPMYTGLNAVQVATQLVSAAMVIYALKNAGRTSTSDLLLRPWFIVLVIAGAVERLAGLALGVSMERDWVVLLAGTNRPVALAQANAMLNRLDLLCETVGASVFGLLLTKYDIVTCLKVSSALMICSFPILVMLGQLINSVSCHALDSSRTPSDESICADLLDVRKIVQNGLSSIKHGWNEYKQQTVLPASVATVFLNFNVALAPGAIMTALLMHRGISPSIVGAFSGLCSVMGLVATFISSSLVKRVGILKAGAAGLIFQASLLSIALTVYWAGSMSQRTPLLIFLASIALSRLGHMSYDVVGTQIIQTGVPASKANLIGGMEVSIASLAELVMLAMAIVANDVSHFGFLAILSVSSVAGAAWMFCRWLGNPTDEQRELFIFDPHFQLQATWNCKHDHQDKSGSRAVADWPWLAAVCACGVNTLVERTAAHLETTVSYSISPSLLSCR; encoded by the exons ATGGGGATGGTTACCGCTGCCGCCCTTCTCGCCTCATCGCCGCAGACGCCGCTCGTCCGCGGGTATCTCACCGGCCTGCCGAGGCTGCGCCTgaggccctcctccccctgcgtcaGCGCGCTCAG GTCAAACAATTTTGTTCAAAGGTGTTACATAGCAAATGTTGAGGTTGATGTTAGCAATGTAAATAAGGAAGAGTCGGCTTTCGATGATCATCCATCATTACCGCCAGGCTGCTCTATTCCAGTTGTCAATATCCTAGGAGATGTTCTAGATTCTAGTCCTTTTCCACCACATGATAGTACTCAGCACCAtgctgattttgaggagctgCCG GTCTTATCTGAAGGAGAGCAACAAACATTGGCCGCCACTCCAGCTCACCCTGCTGGACTATATG CTCTCTATGCTAGCtacttgtttggtaaccttgtggaACAACTCTGGAATTTTGCTTGGCCTGCTGCCCTGGCAATTCTTCATCCAAGCCTATTGCCTGTGGCTATTGTTGGTTTCTTCGGAAAG CTCTCAGTATTTCTTGGGGCTCCTATAGTTGGCAAACTTATGGATCATTTCCCACGAATACCCATGTACACAGGATTGAATGCTGTCCAG GTGGCCACTCAGTTAGTATCAGCTGCAATGGTCATATATGCTCTCAAAAACGCGGGCCGTACTTCTACATCAGATTTGCTTCTCAGGCCTTGGTTCATTGTGCTAGTGATAGCCGGAGCCGTTGAAAGGCTTGCAGGATTGGCCCTGGGAGTTTCCATGGAGAGGGACTGGGTTGTGCTG TTAGCAGGAACAAACAGGCCTGTTGCATTAGCTCAagctaatgccatgcttaatcgACTTGATCTTCTTTGTGAG ACCGTTGGTGCTTCAGTTTTTGGCCTTCTGCTCACCAAATACGACATAGTAACCTGTTTGAAGGTTTCCTCTGCGCTAATGATATGCAGTTTTCCCATTCTG GTTATGTTGGGTCAATTAATTAACAGCGTCTCTTGTCATGCGCTTGATTCCTCGAGAACCCCCAGTGACGAATCTATTTGTGCTGATCTATTGGATGTCCGCAAGATAG TTCAAAATGGCTTAAGTTCTATCAAGCATGGCTGGAATGAGTATAAGCAGCAGACAGTTCTACCTGCAAGTGTAGCTACCGTGTTTCTGAATTTCAACGTAGCACTTGCTCCTGGCGCGATAATGACTGCATTGTTGATGCATCGGG GTATTAGTCCATCTATCGTCGGTGCTTTTAGTGGATTGTGTTCTGTTATGGGTCTTGTTGCAACATTCATCTCCTCAAGCCTGGTGAAAAGAGTTGGAATTCTAAAG GCGGGAGCAGCTGGATTGATATTTCAAGCTTCACTCTTGTCAATTGCTCTCACAGTGTATTGGGCTGGATCCATGTCACAGAGAACACCTCTGCTCATTTTCCTCGCTTCCATT GCATTATCTCGGCTGGGGCACATGTCTTATGATGTTGTGGGGACACAGATCATCCAAACAGGAGTTCCTGCTTCAAAAGCAAACCTTATTGGAGGAATGGAGGTTTCAATTGCAAGCCTTGCAGAGTTGGTCATGCTTGCGATGGCTATAGTTGCAAACGATGTTTCTCATTTCGGCTTCCTAGCGATCCTGTCTGTATCATCCGTTGCTGGGGCAGCGTGGATGTTCTGTCGGTGGTTGGGAAATCCAACGGATGAACAGAGGGAACTCTTCATTTTCGATCCTCACTTCCAACTTCAAGCAAC CTGGAATTGTAAGCATGATCATCAAG ATAAAAGTGGGAGCAGAGCAGTGGCCGACTGGCCATGGCTTGCTGCCGTTTGTGCTTGTGGAGTCAACACACTAGTAGAGCGAACTGCTGCACACTTGGAAACGACAGTTTCATACAGCATATCCCCATCTCTCTTGTCTTGCAGATAG
- the LOC123453186 gene encoding solute carrier family 40 member 2, chloroplastic isoform X2 → MGMVTAAALLASSPQTPLVRGYLTGLPRLRLRPSSPCVSALRSNNFVQRCYIANVEVDVSNVNKEESAFDDHPSLPPGCSIPVVNILGDVLDSSPFPPHDSTQHHADFEELPVLSEGEQQTLAATPAHPAGLYALYASYLFGNLVEQLWNFAWPAALAILHPSLLPVAIVGFFGKLSVFLGAPIVGKLMDHFPRIPMYTGLNAVQVATQLVSAAMVIYALKNAGRTSTSDLLLRPWFIVLVIAGAVERLAGLALGVSMERDWVVLLAGTNRPVALAQANAMLNRLDLLCETVGASVFGLLLTKYDIVTCLKVSSALMICSFPILVMLGQLINSVSCHALDSSRTPSDESICADLLDVRKIVQNGLSSIKHGWNEYKQQTVLPASVATVFLNFNVALAPGAIMTALLMHRGISPSIVGAFSGLCSVMGLVATFISSSLVKRVGILKAGAAGLIFQASLLSIALTVYWAGSMSQRTPLLIFLASIALSRLGHMSYDVVGTQIIQTGVPASKANLIGGMEVSIASLAELVMLAMAIVANDVSHFGFLAILSVSSVAGAAWMFCRWLGNPTDEQRELFIFDPHFQLQAT, encoded by the exons ATGGGGATGGTTACCGCTGCCGCCCTTCTCGCCTCATCGCCGCAGACGCCGCTCGTCCGCGGGTATCTCACCGGCCTGCCGAGGCTGCGCCTgaggccctcctccccctgcgtcaGCGCGCTCAG GTCAAACAATTTTGTTCAAAGGTGTTACATAGCAAATGTTGAGGTTGATGTTAGCAATGTAAATAAGGAAGAGTCGGCTTTCGATGATCATCCATCATTACCGCCAGGCTGCTCTATTCCAGTTGTCAATATCCTAGGAGATGTTCTAGATTCTAGTCCTTTTCCACCACATGATAGTACTCAGCACCAtgctgattttgaggagctgCCG GTCTTATCTGAAGGAGAGCAACAAACATTGGCCGCCACTCCAGCTCACCCTGCTGGACTATATG CTCTCTATGCTAGCtacttgtttggtaaccttgtggaACAACTCTGGAATTTTGCTTGGCCTGCTGCCCTGGCAATTCTTCATCCAAGCCTATTGCCTGTGGCTATTGTTGGTTTCTTCGGAAAG CTCTCAGTATTTCTTGGGGCTCCTATAGTTGGCAAACTTATGGATCATTTCCCACGAATACCCATGTACACAGGATTGAATGCTGTCCAG GTGGCCACTCAGTTAGTATCAGCTGCAATGGTCATATATGCTCTCAAAAACGCGGGCCGTACTTCTACATCAGATTTGCTTCTCAGGCCTTGGTTCATTGTGCTAGTGATAGCCGGAGCCGTTGAAAGGCTTGCAGGATTGGCCCTGGGAGTTTCCATGGAGAGGGACTGGGTTGTGCTG TTAGCAGGAACAAACAGGCCTGTTGCATTAGCTCAagctaatgccatgcttaatcgACTTGATCTTCTTTGTGAG ACCGTTGGTGCTTCAGTTTTTGGCCTTCTGCTCACCAAATACGACATAGTAACCTGTTTGAAGGTTTCCTCTGCGCTAATGATATGCAGTTTTCCCATTCTG GTTATGTTGGGTCAATTAATTAACAGCGTCTCTTGTCATGCGCTTGATTCCTCGAGAACCCCCAGTGACGAATCTATTTGTGCTGATCTATTGGATGTCCGCAAGATAG TTCAAAATGGCTTAAGTTCTATCAAGCATGGCTGGAATGAGTATAAGCAGCAGACAGTTCTACCTGCAAGTGTAGCTACCGTGTTTCTGAATTTCAACGTAGCACTTGCTCCTGGCGCGATAATGACTGCATTGTTGATGCATCGGG GTATTAGTCCATCTATCGTCGGTGCTTTTAGTGGATTGTGTTCTGTTATGGGTCTTGTTGCAACATTCATCTCCTCAAGCCTGGTGAAAAGAGTTGGAATTCTAAAG GCGGGAGCAGCTGGATTGATATTTCAAGCTTCACTCTTGTCAATTGCTCTCACAGTGTATTGGGCTGGATCCATGTCACAGAGAACACCTCTGCTCATTTTCCTCGCTTCCATT GCATTATCTCGGCTGGGGCACATGTCTTATGATGTTGTGGGGACACAGATCATCCAAACAGGAGTTCCTGCTTCAAAAGCAAACCTTATTGGAGGAATGGAGGTTTCAATTGCAAGCCTTGCAGAGTTGGTCATGCTTGCGATGGCTATAGTTGCAAACGATGTTTCTCATTTCGGCTTCCTAGCGATCCTGTCTGTATCATCCGTTGCTGGGGCAGCGTGGATGTTCTGTCGGTGGTTGGGAAATCCAACGGATGAACAGAGGGAACTCTTCATTTTCGATCCTCACTTCCAACTTCAAGCAAC ATAA